The genomic segment CAGGTCCGTCATAGTGCTCGCCGGGACAAGCGTGAGAAGCACTGGGTCATCCCCTGCTGGGCGGCAGTTCGCCAGCACCAGTTCGTGGGCGTTTCGTACCGCGATTCCGCGTTGGTGCAGCGTCGCTACCTCCGGTCGGAGCCGATCCCAAGGTGGCACTAGGACCACTGGGCCGTCAGGCAGCCGCCGGTGGACGACATCCACCATGTCCTCTAGCGAGACAGCCTGCTCATGCTCCCACCCTGCGATCGCTAACGCAGATAGAGGATCGCCTTCCATGTCTACGACCACCGGGACGCCCGTACCGGACAAGTCCATAGCCTGCGTGAGGAGCCGTTCCAGCAATGCCCATCCACCGGTCCACGTGGACTGACCCGGCATCATCAAATGGATCTCCGATCTCATGTGCCGCAACATGTCGTCGGCCGACAATGGTATCGCTCGCTCAAACCTGCTACGCCTACCTGCCACACGAAGCCGCCGCTGGCAGCTCCCACGCACCCGCCCCAGCGTCCAGGTACGGTCCGGGACGGGACTGGGCCGAGCGCTCCGCGCCACGTCCGTCAACGGCACCGGTCAGGTCGACGGGAAGATGACGGCTACGTCGTCGACAGTGACGAGCTTCCCGAGCGACGGCCTGAGTAGCTTGCCAAGCCAGCCGTCTTCTTGAGGTAGGCGTGCCTCGATCCTGGTGCGGGCTTCACCGCGCGCTTCGGCGTTGCCGTTGCCGCACAGCGCGTCGTACTGGCGCAGCCTGTCAGCAAGCATGTCGTAGAGCCGGACAGCCGCGCCGTGGTTGACCAACACGACCTTGTCGTGGGCCGCCTCCGCGGCGTCGTCCGTGGTGGTGCTCGCCGGGGTAAGCAAGCAGCCGTAGACGCGGGTCTTCGCCGAGCGCCTGTTCTCGACCTCGATTTGCCCGAGCAGTTGGTTCACGTCGCCGCGCGTGAGTGGCTTGGGATTGCCCTTGGCAATGGTCTTGACCTCCCAGACCCGACGTTCGGCGCGCTTGACCGTGGACCAGGTCCAACGACAGTCCGTGGCGCTCTGCTCGGTCTTGGGTGGGCGTTCTCCGCTGGCGCCCACGAGGCGGGCGAGCATCTCAGCCCTTCGCACTGTTCGTCGTGGCTGCCGGTGAGTAGGGCGCGACCCGTGGACAGGACACGGTCGAACCGAGCACCGGCCTCGCGGCGCCAATCGTCCCAGGCGAGGAAGAACCGGTCGGTGTCGTCGGCTGTCTGCTCGTAGCCTTCGAGGTCGGCGACGGTGCGGGCCAGCCGGCGGAACCAGGTGGTGCGCGGGCCGTTGGAGGTGGCGTCCTCTAGCGCCTTGCGTGCGGCGGCCAGGTCCTGCGGGCGTCCTCGGTCGAAGTGTGCGTGGGCCTCAACGTAGCGCCAGAACGCGGCGTGCTCGGTTTCTCCGGCGGCAGCGAGTTGGGTCGCGGCTTCGCTAGCCCTCTTGGCTGCTCCCGCGTGGTCGCCGAGCCAGAGGTCGGTCGCCGCTGAGACTTCAGCGTCGGCACTGGATACGTCGCCGCTTCCACCAGTGTTGCGGCCAGGTCGCGCCTTGCGTCGAGAACCCGCCGCGTCGACGGGCCGGGCCGAGGTTAGGGTGTGCCCGGCTGGTTGCCAGAATGCAGAGCACGCGCGCAGGGTGCCGTCCCAGCCCTGGTCATAGATTTCTAGCGCGGTGCGGATGGTGGGTTCGGTGCCGGCGGGGATCGACTTGCGGACTGCCGGGTCGGCGAGCATATGGGCGAAGGTGGGGTCCAGGCCGAGGTAGAGGGATCGGTCGGTGGCGTCGCGGTTGGCGCGGCCGAGGGCCTGGGTGACCCGCTGGCCGACGCGGTGACGCATGAAACTGGCGTCGCCGAGGTAGGCGACGACGAACCGTTCGAACTCGCTGCTGGCCTGCGGGACGGCGGTGATGATGACCAGATCGCAGACATCGCCCGCGAGGTCGAGTCCGTCGTAGCGGCCCGCGGTGATCAGGTGCCCGTTCGCGACTCGGCTCCAGGTGTCGACCATCGCGTCGTCGCCGGGGCGAAGGCGGTAGACCTGCTGGCCGTCTGTGGTGAGAATCTCCTGGAGGGTGTCGGCTTCGGCGTGGCTGCCGCACAACCAGGCGGCCCGGCCTCCCGCGGCCTGGGCTTGGTTGAGTGCCCAGCCGAGGACGTCCTGGTCGAAGGGCTGCCCCGCGCTGGGGTTAAGTACCAGGAGTCGCTCGCCCGTCGCGCCTGGCGGCAGCGGTTCAGCGGTGGTCAGGCGGGTGACCGGACGGCCACCGACGCGCCGTTGTAGGTCGTCCATCGAGCCGAGGGTGGCGGATAGGTAGATCCGGACGACATCCAGTCTCAGCGCTTCAGCTTCCTCCTCGACACGTTCGGCGAGTTGGCGCGTGCCGGTCAGGTAGGCCACCGACCATCCGCGCGGTCAAGGGCGTTGTCGGCGATCGGCAAGGCCAGCAGCGTCTTGCCCTCGCCGGTCGGCATCTCGATGGCCAGGTCTGCGGTGTCGAGGTGCTGCTCGGCGTACGCGGCCAGCACTTGGCGCTGGCCCGGCCGGAGCTGAGTGAACCTCGCCGAACCGAAGTCGACGAGGCGCTGTTCGAAGTCCGGTACCGCTGCGTGTGCCACCGTCTATTCCTCCGTTCGCGCGGTCAACTCTACGACGCGGGGCGCTGGCGACCTGTCCGGCGACGGCCCTCGCGGGCCTGCGCCTACTTCGGGGTGCTCGCCGCGACACCGGCGGTGTCGTACCCCTGCGCCATGCTCGTAATGCCGCGGCCGTCCGGCCCCGCCGGGGCAGTACGCGGTACGGGACGCAGATAGATAGTGAGGCGGCGAGGTCGTGTCGCGAGGCAAGACGGTCACGTCCACGATCGACCGAACCGTACCGGGGCGCCAACCGGATCTGCGTGGCGAAGGTGCCTACGAAGGCCGCCGCTGGCGCCGAGACCCGGCCGGTTCCACCGATCGCAAACTCTCGGTCCCACACCAGGGTCCTGGGGGCACCCGCTCGATCCCGGAGATCAGCTGCCACATCCCGGACAAGATGTCCCCGGCCTGCCGCGACGGGATCATCACCGCGGTCATGAACCGGGAGAACCCCAGCGTCATCACCAGCACCGGCAGCTTCGTGCTGGGCTCGTGGACCGTCCGGTCGACCGGATCGATACCGGCATGCTCCGGCCGGATGACCGCCAGCCGCCTCCGCAACGGCGGCATGGAGTGCGGCCACTTGATCCGTTCAGCCACGACCGGCCGGGCATCCGCGGCCGCTCCGCCAGCAACGCTCTGATCTGCGGCTTGTATGCATCCACGATCGAACCCTGCGGACGGCGTCGTACTTCGGCGGCCGGTGAGAAGCCAACGCAGCCCGCACCGTATCTCGGGCCACCCCGAGCCGCCGAGCGATCTCCTTGATCGGCACGCCCTCCGCACGACGCAAACGGCGGATTTCCGCCCAATCCTCCACTTTCAGCACTCTCTTCAAATACCGCAGAGGATCTGTCAAAATTCGGAGACTCCTGGGGGTCAGTCTTTAGGAGGCTGTGACATCAGAACGGCTATGCTGTCGGACGGCAGCTCGCGCCTGCCGACCTTCCGGTCCAGCCTTCGCCCGCGTGGGGGCTGTTTGTGAGGAGGGAAAGGGTCTCCGACTCGCGTGGTCCTAACTTCGTCGTGCCCGGAATCGGGCTGTCATTGTCGTGACGGCGGGGGTGCGCGGGGCTCCGCCGGTTGGGGAACGCGATGACACGTCACAAGGCCCGCAAGCGTGCCGCCCGTCAGCGAATGGTTGAGCAAGACCAGCCGTACCTTCATGCCGCCGTCATCGTGCCAGTGCCGGACGAAGCGGACGAGGCGGATGAGGCGGATGAGGCGGCGCGAATCCGACGAGACGCAGAAGAGGCGTGGTGGTTCGTCCGCTGGCCATGCCCTGACGGCTGCCAGTCCGAGTACCGGGTATGGCAGGTCCCAGCTGGGTCGATGGTGAGCTGCGCTTCCTGCGGTGAGCCGGTATGCGTCGACTGCCAAGAAGAGCCTGTTGCCTACGAGTTCCAACGCTGCCGGTTCTGCGAGTACGAGGCGACCCGGCCTCCGGCACCTCCCAAGCCGGTGTGTACTGGTCACTGCATCACGGTCGCCGCAGCGTGGGACGCGGCATTCCCCGAGCAGCGGCACGACCACAGCGACAGCTCGTACGGTTTGTGCGCAGTATGCGACGGGTACATCTGCGTGGGGTGCCGTAGCGGGCAGGCGGGGAGGATGTTCGGATACTGCGAGCCCTGCGCGTCGGTACCTATAGACAACCCGTTTCCTGAGAACGAAGGCCGCGACCTGGCGGTCGCGGCAGTGCTGCACCGTCTCGCAGGCAGACTCGTGGCCGTCGGCGCCGGCCCGTACCCGCACGTGAATGGGTGGATCAATCGTCGGATGGGGGTTCGCCGGCGCCGTGACGCTTGTACCGAACAGCTCATGGTCGGTGTCGAAGCCGCACAACGGTGGCTAGATATCCTGCAGCGGGCTGCCGAGACCGCGCCCGGACCGGTCGATCCGCGAGACCGACGTTGACGACCGGGCAATTGAACAGTGGCGAGCGCAACAGCAGGGGCTGTACAAACGCCCACGTATTCGTACCAGATCAGATGCGCAACACCTTGAAGACACCGACGAAGGCAGCCGTGGCCTGGTGCCCACGGCCGTCCAGTTGCGTACTGTAGCGCCTCAAGATGTACGCCGAGTTGTTCGGCCAGGCGCTTGATCATGGTTTGAGGTCGGACTCCGTGGACTCGTGGTGACGGTGTGAGTACTCCCGTCGGTCGAGGTGTTTGCGCTGATCAGGCGCGGCGATTCGCTTGGAAGAGAGGAGCGTTTCGCAATGTTCGTCCGGTGTGGTCGGGTGGTTGCGGTTGCGGTGCTCCCCGGTTGCCCTTCCTGGCGGATTGGATCATGGGGTGCCGCGGCCGGACGTGAACGGCGTCGAACGGATGTCAACGGCGTTCAAGGGACATGCCGTGACCTGCCTGGACGAGGTTTGGGCAGATCGCGGCGTTGGGTGGACCGTGTTGACACGGAAGAGGTCACTGGTTCAAACCCAGTATCGCCCACCAAAACCGCTGGTCAGAGCTTTGATCAGCGCCTACTGGCGAGTGTGATCTTGGCTCGTGGGAGCGGTTCTGCTCCCAGGGTAACGGACCAGGCTGCTGATCGGTCGTTACCAGGAGCCGCCGCTGCCCAGCCATCGGCTCTGCAGGGTGTGAGCAGCGGTTGGTGCATGGGTTCGGGGACGTGGGCGTAGACGCCGCGGATGCCGGCCCACTTACTTTAACTTTGGCCGTTTTACTGGTTATTGGGTACCTTTGGCGAGGTGACGGCTATCTCTTGCGTGACGTCGCGGGCACGTTCTGTTTCGCGTTGAGTGGGTGTGTGCGGGGTCCATTGCGTTGCCGGTCGTGGCGGCTGCGAATTTCTGTAGCGCCGCGCTGCGGGTTGACGCAACCTCGCACCATCCATCCCCGCATGCCTTGACCGGACAACGGTTGTGGATCGATCGTCTCCACCATCGACGAGAGGAGATGGTGATGGTGGCGACGACCGTGCGACGTACGAGCGGCGTCCGGCGCAGGCGGTTCGGCGTGGTGAGCGCCCTGGCCGGGCTCCTGTCCGCGGTGGGCCTCGCGGTGACCCAGGCCCCGGCGAGCGCGGGGGCCTGGGTCACCTGTCCCGCGGGCCTGACTGGCTGGAAGGTGGTCCACGGCAGCCGGGGCGGTCAGATCTGGGAGGGCTACCGGTACACGCTGCACTCCGCGGTGCCCACCTTCCTCGTCAGTGACGGCCAGCTGCTCGACAACTCGGGCACCGACCTGAGCGTCAGCTACACGATCACGTCGAGCGTGTCCCGCACCTACAGCGTGACCGCGACGGTCGGGGTGCAGACGCAGCCCACGCAGTGGCTGACCACCTCGGTCAACACCTCGATCGTGTCCAGCGTGACCACAGCGCGCGGCGTGAGCATCAGCACGACGGTGCCACCCCGCACCCGGCTGCTCGCCGAGTACGGGGTGGAGGCGTATCAGGTCAGCTACGCCATCGAGGCCTACCGGACGGAACGCATCGCCGGAAACAAGCAGCCGCCCGGCCCGAACAACCGCTGCGAGGAGTGGGGCTACTACCCGCAGAACGCGATCGCACCGACCCATGTGGAGGGCTGGCGGTTGCGTACCACCTGACCGCCAGGCGTACCGGCTGCACGTCGTCGTCTGGATGGTCAGCAAGCCGTAGGCATCGCCGATCGATGCTGCGCTGACCGCCTTGGCGGCGACGATGTAGCCGGCCGAGACCAGCACCGCCCGCCCGTACTGCGGGGTCGGCGCGCTCCACGATCCACTCCGTGGCCGCCGGCTACAGCGAGGCGTAGAAGTCGAGGTGCCGGGCCGCCGCCGAGGCCCACGTGTGCCGTTGCGCCAGCGCCGTGCCTCGGGCGCGGCGGGTCGGATCGGGCTCCGTGACGGCGCGCAGCAGCGCCGCGGCGAGTGACGGTGGATCGGCGCCGTAGCCGACCGCGGAGCCGAAGACCTCCCGGAGCACCGGCAGGTCGCGCACGACGACTGGAACTCCGGCCGCCAACGCCTCCATGGCGGCCAGCCCGAAGCCCTCCTTGACGGACGGGAAGGCGAACGCGGCCGCCCCGGCGACCAGGCCGGGCAGCTCGTCGTGCGCGACCGCGCCGAGGACCACCGGCTCGACACCGAGCTCGTGGGCGCGTGCCTCCCACGCGGCGCGGTAGGCGCGGTAGTCGAAGAGTGTCTCCCCACCGGCGATGACCAGTCGTAGCTCCGGCAGGTCCCGGCGCAGCAGCGCGTAGGCATCGAGCAGGTCCAGCGCGCCCTTGCGGGGCTCGATGCCCCCGACGGCCAGGAGATAGGAGCCGTGCCGGGTGTCCGGCCTGGCGGCGGCGAACCGGGCCGCGTCCACCCCGTTCGGAATCACGACCGGCATCAGACCCCAACCGGCCCGCACCTCGGCCGCCACCGCGGCGGAGACACAGATGTGCGCGTACGGGCGGACGATCGCCTGTTCGTGGCAGGCCGCCAGTTCGGGGGTGGTGAACTGGTCGAGGTGGTGGATCGTGCGCACACACCGATCGACGGCGTTCGCGCTGATGCAGTCCTGGGCGTGCACCACGTCGTACGCCTCGGGGGTGAAGGCCGCCCGCAGGACCGCGATCGAGCGCAGGATGCGCGGCCCGACACCCTCGTTCGGTCTGTCCGGGAACGGTACGACGGCCAGCCGTACCCGCGGGTCGACCGGCCGGAAGAAGCCCGCGTCGCCGCCCCGGCCCAGCGTCCAGACCGTCACCTCCTGTCCCAGCTCGGCCAGCGACTCGGCCAGGGCGAGCGTGTGCACGACCCCGCCGCGTGGCCGGGTCGAGTAGCTGAGCAGCGCGATCCGCATCACCGCGCCGTCCGGTAGGTCGCCGGCCGCAGCTCGCGCAGATGGTTCAGCACCCGCCGGGCCGTCGCGATCTCCCGCGCGACGTCCAGTTCGGCCACCGCGAGTCCGGCTTTCGCCCAGGTGCGGGCCAGCATGTTGCCGGCCGGTCCGACCACCTTGGCCTGGCCGAGGAAGCGCATCCCGCCGGCCGCGCCGGTCTGGTTGGAGGAGACCACCACGACCTGGTTCTCGGCGGCCCGGGCGCAGTCGTAGAGGTCGAACAGTCGGGATTGGCGGTCCTGGGACAGTTTCGGCGCCGCGTTGGTGATGCTCGCTGGCCAGGCGGACAGGCAGGCGACGATCTGCGCGCCGTCCAGTGCGAGGGTGCGCGCCGACTCGGGGAAGGTCTTGTCGTAGTCGATGAGCATCCCGAGCCGCCCGACCGGGGTGTCGAACGCCGCGAACGTGTCCCCGGCGCGGTAGGCGACGCCCTCGGCGGCGGGCAGGTGCACCTTGCGGTGCCGGCCGAGTACGCCCGAGCCGGTCAGGCAGACGGCGGCGTTGTACCGGTCGTCGCCGGCCGCCTCGCAGAACCCGACGCAGACCACCATGTCCCGGGCCATCGCGCCGATCCGCTCGAAGATCGGGTCGTCCGGCTTGAGCGCCGGTGGGAACGCGGCCGGGTCGGGGTGACGCAGGTCGGCCAGGTATCCGCCGATCGCCGCGTCGGGCAGCACCAGCAGCTCGGCCCCCGCGGCGCGGGCGTCGTCGATGAGCTTGCCGATCCGCCCGAGGGCGTGGTCGAGGTCGCGGCCGAAGTGGGCCGCGGCAGCGGCGATCCGGGTCATCACCGGCACATCATCGACGCCGCGTGGGTGCGGTAGGTGTCGGGGCGGCGGTCGCGGAGGTGACCCATCGAGCGGCGGGCCGCGGCCAGCGCCGAGGCGACGTCCACATCGGCCACCGCCAGGCCGGGGGCGGTGCCGGTCGAGGCCAGCACGTCGCCACCGGGGTCGACGATCTTCGCGCTGCAGACGAAGCGCAGCGACCCGAATCGGCCGGCCTGGTTCGCCGACACCCAGACCACCTGGTTCTCCAACGCCCGGGCCCGGTCGAACAGGTCGAACCGGCGGGTCCACCGGTCCTCGGCCAGGTCGGCCGGTGCGTCCGTCCGACTGCCCGGCCACGCCGACACCACCACGATGATCTCGGCGCCGTCCAGCGCGAGCACCCGCGCCGACTCCGGGAACGCCTTGTCGTAGCAGATCAGCAGCCCGATCCGACCGACCGGGGTGTCGAACGCGGTGAACGAGTCGCCCGAGTCGTAGCTGGCGTTCTCGCGCAGCGGCTGGTGCACCTTCCGATGGTTGCCGAGGACCCGACCGTCGTGCACACAGACCACGCTGTTGAACCGCTTGTCGCCGTCGGCCTCGCAGTAGCCGGCGCAGACGACCATCTGCCCGGCCAGCGTGGCGAGTCGGGCGATCTCCGGCCCGTCGACGCGCAGGGCCGGTGGCTCGTCCGCACCCCCGTCGAGGTGTGCGAGGTATCCGCCGAGGCACGCTTCGGGCAGCGCCAGCAACTGCACCCCGTCCGCCCGTGCCGTCGCGATCAGCTTCTCGATCGTCGCGAAGTCCCCTTCGAGGTCCCGGTCGAACGCCTCCGCCACCGCGCCGATCCTGATTGCCGCCATGCTTCGCCCGCCTTTCGTGTGCCGTCGCGGCCAGCGCCGTGTCCGGTGCGCCCGGTGGGCCACCGGAGGCCCGTCATGCCGCCGTTCCCAGCCCGGTGACACCCGCGTCGATGGCGGCGGTGAGCTCCCCGTCCGGCCACCGCAGTTGGACGCCCTGACCGGTGGTGAGTTCGCCGCAGTCGGCCCCGACCGCCGGTCCGGCCCCGGTGTCGACCAAATCGCCGGCGGTGACCATCGCGAAGCCCGGGAAGCAGGTCAGCCAGTCTCCGACGGTCGCGGAGGCCGGCCGGGGTACGCGCGCCACGTCGAGAACCGCCCCGCATCCGCTGGCCTCCGCCAGCATCCCCAGCGTCCCGACGATGCCGGCCATGGACACGTCCTTGGCGGCAGCGGGCGACGCGTTCGCGACGAACGACAGCATGCCGCGCAGTTCGGACGCCGTACGGTGGCTGGTGGAGTCCCACTGCCGGCCGTGGTAGCCGGGCCGCCACCGACCGCCGAGGTCCGCCGTGAGTCGCACCCGCAGCCCGGGGCGCCCGCCGCCGCCGCGGACCGGTCGGGTCGTGCGACCCAGCGCCGTCGCGGACAGGGCCGCGGGCACGCCGAGTTGGGTGTGCCCGCCGAGGACCGGCACACCGTAGGCCCGCGCGGCCCGCCGCAGCCCGCCGAGGATCCGGGCGGCCAGGGCCGCGTCCCGGGCGCCGACCGCATTCAGCAGACCGACGGGCGTCGCGCCCATCGCGGCAAGGTCGTTCATGTTGACCAGTACGGCGCACCAGCCGGCCCAGTCCGGGTCACGTTCCACCATCG from the Solwaraspora sp. WMMD1047 genome contains:
- a CDS encoding DEAD/DEAH box helicase family protein, translated to MAHAAVPDFEQRLVDFGSARFTQLRPGQRQVLAAYAEQHLDTADLAIEMPTGEGKTLLALPIADNALDRADGRWPT
- a CDS encoding MSMEG_0565 family glycosyltransferase; this encodes MRIALLSYSTRPRGGVVHTLALAESLAELGQEVTVWTLGRGGDAGFFRPVDPRVRLAVVPFPDRPNEGVGPRILRSIAVLRAAFTPEAYDVVHAQDCISANAVDRCVRTIHHLDQFTTPELAACHEQAIVRPYAHICVSAAVAAEVRAGWGLMPVVIPNGVDAARFAAARPDTRHGSYLLAVGGIEPRKGALDLLDAYALLRRDLPELRLVIAGGETLFDYRAYRAAWEARAHELGVEPVVLGAVAHDELPGLVAGAAAFAFPSVKEGFGLAAMEALAAGVPVVVRDLPVLREVFGSAVGYGADPPSLAAALLRAVTEPDPTRRARGTALAQRHTWASAAARHLDFYASL
- a CDS encoding carbon-nitrogen hydrolase family protein yields the protein MTRIAAAAAHFGRDLDHALGRIGKLIDDARAAGAELLVLPDAAIGGYLADLRHPDPAAFPPALKPDDPIFERIGAMARDMVVCVGFCEAAGDDRYNAAVCLTGSGVLGRHRKVHLPAAEGVAYRAGDTFAAFDTPVGRLGMLIDYDKTFPESARTLALDGAQIVACLSAWPASITNAAPKLSQDRQSRLFDLYDCARAAENQVVVVSSNQTGAAGGMRFLGQAKVVGPAGNMLARTWAKAGLAVAELDVAREIATARRVLNHLRELRPATYRTAR
- a CDS encoding carbon-nitrogen hydrolase family protein, which produces MAAIRIGAVAEAFDRDLEGDFATIEKLIATARADGVQLLALPEACLGGYLAHLDGGADEPPALRVDGPEIARLATLAGQMVVCAGYCEADGDKRFNSVVCVHDGRVLGNHRKVHQPLRENASYDSGDSFTAFDTPVGRIGLLICYDKAFPESARVLALDGAEIIVVVSAWPGSRTDAPADLAEDRWTRRFDLFDRARALENQVVWVSANQAGRFGSLRFVCSAKIVDPGGDVLASTGTAPGLAVADVDVASALAAARRSMGHLRDRRPDTYRTHAASMMCR
- a CDS encoding MSMEG_0567/sll0787 family protein, with protein sequence MTDLVPALLGPHVIVERAEELTGYHRLRERVFVDEQGLFDGSDLDDRDDDPRTVVLVARSAHGELLGGVRVGPAADGPDLGWWVGGRLVVDPAVRGAKAIGPTLVRAACAYAENAGALRFDATVQARHERLFRRLGWRSVRPVTVARRPHTLMRWPIGRLAALAAATKNPLGQLLHDLAPGGPGFVGDDGAPVPGSDLIAACDAILPSMVERDPDWAGWCAVLVNMNDLAAMGATPVGLLNAVGARDAALAARILGGLRRAARAYGVPVLGGHTQLGVPAALSATALGRTTRPVRGGGGRPGLRVRLTADLGGRWRPGYHGRQWDSTSHRTASELRGMLSFVANASPAAAKDVSMAGIVGTLGMLAEASGCGAVLDVARVPRPASATVGDWLTCFPGFAMVTAGDLVDTGAGPAVGADCGELTTGQGVQLRWPDGELTAAIDAGVTGLGTAA